One genomic window of Evansella cellulosilytica DSM 2522 includes the following:
- the cdd gene encoding cytidine deaminase, whose translation MFEKEIVMQVDALIMEAKKARERAYAPYSKFKVGAALLSDNDKVFHGCNIENAAYSMCNCAERTAIFKAVSEGVRHFKALAVVADTEGPVSPCGACRQVISELLSKDVKIILTNLNGDIAEWTVKDLLPGAFAPQDLEG comes from the coding sequence ATTTTTGAAAAGGAGATTGTGATGCAAGTAGATGCATTAATCATGGAAGCAAAAAAGGCTAGAGAAAGAGCTTATGCCCCTTACTCAAAATTTAAAGTTGGGGCAGCTTTACTATCTGATAATGATAAGGTTTTCCATGGCTGTAACATAGAAAATGCAGCTTATAGTATGTGTAATTGTGCAGAAAGAACGGCTATTTTTAAGGCGGTATCTGAAGGCGTTCGTCATTTTAAAGCACTTGCTGTAGTTGCGGATACTGAAGGTCCTGTTTCGCCATGTGGAGCATGTAGACAAGTGATTTCTGAATTACTTTCAAAAGATGTTAAAATAATTTTAACAAATTTAAACGGAGATATAGCAGAGTGGACCGTAAAAGACT
- a CDS encoding diacylglycerol kinase family protein, translating to MGSKNNPFVSWNRVKKSFIYASTGMAHTWRNEQNFRIHTLIAVLVFIFAQVLQVPLIEQALLVIVIGGVLALELINTALEHSVDLIVQSYDTRAKIIKDAAAGAVFVFSITAVIVGAIIFIPKIIALFT from the coding sequence ATGGGCTCAAAAAATAATCCATTTGTATCGTGGAACCGAGTAAAAAAAAGTTTTATATATGCATCGACAGGAATGGCTCATACTTGGAGAAATGAACAAAATTTTAGAATTCACACATTAATAGCAGTGTTAGTTTTTATATTTGCACAAGTGTTACAAGTGCCTCTAATCGAACAAGCACTGTTAGTCATTGTTATTGGTGGCGTGCTAGCGTTGGAATTAATAAACACCGCTTTAGAACACAGCGTCGATTTAATTGTTCAATCATATGATACTAGGGCGAAAATAATAAAGGATGCAGCAGCAGGAGCAGTCTTTGTTTTTTCGATAACAGCAGTTATCGTTGGAGCAATTATTTTTATTCCTAAAATAATTGCTTTATTTACGTAA
- the ybeY gene encoding rRNA maturation RNase YbeY, producing MVESKQVVLIDETKTIQDDLLLLVGNVVDTAMSYEGVSKDAEVSITFVEDDKIQELNREYRDKDQPTDVLSFALNEGDQQPITGEGLPELLGDIIISVPRAKQQAEEYGHGFNRELCFLAVHGFLHLLGYDHNTEEEEREMFKKQEEILEKYGLKK from the coding sequence ATGGTGGAAAGTAAGCAAGTTGTTCTAATAGATGAAACCAAAACGATACAAGACGATTTATTATTGTTAGTCGGCAATGTCGTTGATACTGCAATGAGCTATGAAGGAGTAAGTAAAGATGCAGAAGTATCCATCACATTTGTTGAAGATGATAAAATACAGGAACTTAATCGTGAATATAGAGATAAAGATCAACCAACAGATGTTTTATCGTTTGCTTTAAATGAAGGTGATCAACAGCCTATCACAGGTGAAGGCTTACCTGAGCTATTAGGAGACATCATTATTTCGGTTCCACGGGCCAAGCAGCAGGCTGAAGAATACGGTCACGGATTTAATAGAGAGCTCTGTTTCTTAGCGGTACACGGATTTTTACATCTTCTTGGATATGATCATAACACCGAGGAGGAAGAACGTGAGATGTTTAAAAAACAAGAGGAAATACTAGAAAAATATGGGCTCAAAAAATAA
- a CDS encoding HD family phosphohydrolase, producing the protein MGKRKPIDHQQWWQKIKDHRSIRFSLFILVGVITYALTVNNVIPETLEVSHGSVAEQDIRSPITIENKQETERLKQQAYESIEPIYSIKSMYAQNQVERINDIFYTIMQVQTEAREREEEIASIEAKIESLDEDEDAEELEDLVAPEEISIRDQLERVRNIINQQTSEDLSDETIETLLKASEEDLEIAQETTASVIHDVMAEEVHIDQVEEAKNEAERKVLISTVDPGLFRSMIELARFGITANYLLDEVATEEARQTAVDMIDPVMIREGQLLVEEGQMITSDIYNQLALVGLLDDHSNVFPYVGLAIIVLILISMLAYYLSDAKTTLQKNNTHLLMYVIIYTITLIILKLVSLANIIDVVGLTYIAPVAMGSMLITILLHSRVALFTAMILAIISSVMFNEQSAGVLDYTHGIYVFFSAVAGVFFLSKSHRTMRILQAGFFVGLLNVLVIIAFLLLKNAHYGWIEVSLSLGFAVLSGFIAAVLTLGFLPFLEAGFGVLSTTKLIELSNPNHPLLRKILLEAPGTYHHSVIVANLAEAACESVGENGLLARVGAYYHDLGKTKRPHFFIENQMKIDNPHDKISPQLSKTIIIAHPYDGAELLKEHRMPKEIIGIAEQHHGTTLLKYFYHKANQEADKEIPEEEFRYPGPKAQTRVAAIVGIADCVEAAVRSMNKPTPAKIEALVKKIITDRLEDGQFDECDITLKELNSIARSMCETLQGTFHTRIEYPNEEEEQEVKKEEGEGKHGGK; encoded by the coding sequence ATGGGGAAACGTAAACCAATTGATCATCAACAGTGGTGGCAAAAAATTAAAGATCACCGTTCTATTCGTTTTTCACTTTTTATATTAGTCGGTGTTATTACGTATGCTCTAACCGTGAACAATGTTATTCCGGAAACATTAGAGGTAAGTCATGGAAGTGTTGCAGAACAAGATATTCGATCTCCGATTACAATTGAAAACAAACAAGAGACAGAACGTTTGAAGCAGCAGGCATACGAATCAATTGAACCGATTTATTCTATTAAGTCGATGTATGCTCAGAATCAAGTTGAGCGTATAAATGATATTTTCTACACTATTATGCAAGTTCAAACTGAAGCGCGAGAGAGAGAAGAAGAAATCGCATCTATCGAAGCAAAAATAGAGAGTCTGGATGAAGATGAAGATGCTGAGGAGTTGGAGGATTTAGTAGCTCCTGAAGAAATCTCTATTCGTGATCAATTAGAACGTGTTAGAAATATCATTAATCAGCAGACGAGTGAAGATTTATCAGATGAAACGATTGAAACATTATTAAAAGCATCAGAAGAAGACTTAGAAATAGCACAAGAGACAACTGCGAGTGTGATACATGATGTAATGGCCGAGGAAGTACACATTGATCAGGTCGAAGAAGCAAAGAATGAAGCTGAGAGAAAAGTGCTTATTTCCACGGTAGACCCAGGCTTGTTTAGATCTATGATTGAATTGGCGAGATTCGGGATTACAGCGAATTATTTACTTGATGAAGTAGCTACAGAAGAAGCAAGGCAAACGGCAGTTGATATGATTGACCCTGTTATGATTAGGGAAGGGCAATTGTTAGTGGAAGAAGGACAAATGATTACATCAGACATTTATAATCAACTTGCATTAGTTGGTTTGTTGGATGATCATTCTAATGTATTTCCATATGTAGGACTAGCCATTATTGTTCTTATACTTATTTCTATGCTGGCGTATTACTTAAGTGATGCAAAAACTACTTTACAGAAGAATAATACGCATTTATTAATGTATGTTATCATCTACACAATTACGTTAATCATACTAAAGCTTGTAAGTTTAGCCAATATTATTGACGTAGTAGGACTAACCTATATAGCACCTGTTGCAATGGGGTCTATGCTTATTACTATTTTACTGCATTCTCGGGTTGCTTTATTTACAGCGATGATTCTGGCGATTATTTCTAGTGTTATGTTTAATGAGCAATCCGCTGGTGTACTAGATTATACTCACGGAATATACGTGTTTTTTAGTGCGGTAGCTGGAGTCTTCTTTTTAAGTAAATCTCATCGAACGATGAGAATATTACAAGCTGGTTTTTTTGTAGGATTATTAAATGTATTAGTTATAATAGCATTTCTACTGTTGAAAAATGCACATTACGGTTGGATTGAAGTTAGTCTCAGTCTTGGCTTTGCAGTGTTGTCTGGTTTTATAGCAGCAGTATTGACGTTAGGGTTTCTCCCTTTTCTTGAAGCAGGTTTTGGAGTGTTATCTACAACAAAATTAATTGAACTATCCAACCCAAATCATCCTTTATTAAGGAAAATATTACTCGAGGCGCCAGGAACGTATCATCATAGTGTGATAGTGGCAAATTTAGCAGAGGCTGCCTGTGAATCAGTAGGTGAAAATGGTCTTTTAGCAAGAGTTGGTGCTTATTACCATGACTTAGGGAAAACGAAGCGGCCACATTTTTTCATTGAGAATCAAATGAAGATTGACAATCCGCACGATAAAATATCACCGCAGCTAAGTAAAACTATTATTATTGCTCATCCATATGACGGAGCTGAATTGTTAAAGGAACATCGTATGCCTAAAGAGATTATTGGAATAGCTGAGCAACATCATGGTACAACTTTACTAAAATATTTTTATCATAAAGCTAATCAAGAAGCCGATAAGGAAATTCCAGAAGAAGAATTCCGTTATCCAGGGCCAAAAGCACAAACACGAGTGGCAGCAATTGTAGGGATTGCAGACTGTGTGGAAGCAGCTGTGAGATCAATGAACAAGCCAACACCAGCAAAAATAGAAGCACTTGTAAAAAAGATCATTACCGATCGCTTAGAGGATGGCCAATTTGATGAGTGTGATATCACTTTAAAAGAATTAAATAGTATTGCGCGCTCTATGTGTGAAACACTACAAGGTACTTTCCATACAAGGATTGAATATCCGAATGAGGAAGAGGAGCAGGAAGTGAAAAAGGAAGAAGGTGAAGGAAAGCATGGTGGAAAGTAA